The sequence TCCAGCCCCATCGGCTCACACCAAGGGACCGACCCGGCTGACGCTCCCCACCATGGACAGACCAACGCCCTCCGCGCAGGTTCTGGGGCGGACCCCGGGTTGACGGTCCTTGCAAGCTCGAAGGCAGGCAAAAACAATACCGGCGATCCTGGCCGATCGCCGGTGCCCGATTGCCCCCTTGGCGTCAAGCGTGCCCGCTGGCGCTCGACGAACCGCGGATCCGATGCTTGTCCATCAAGCGGTAGAGGGTCATGCGCGACACCGCGAGCTGCCGGGCGGCGCGGGAAATGTTGTTTTCCGTGGCCCTGAGGGTCAATTGGATGATCTCCTTCTCGGCCTCGGCCTTGGCCTCCTCCAAGGTCATGACATGGCTCGGGATCTTGGATGCCGCCTGCTCCGCCGAAGCGAGTCCAAGGTCCTGGGGGGCGATCCAGCGGTCCTCGCACATGACCATAGCGCGACGAACCCGGTTAATCAGCTCCCGGATGTTGCCCGGCCAATCATACCGTTCCATGGCCTGCACCGCCTCGGGTGTGAAGCCGCTGATATGGCGGTACTTCTCGTTGACAAAGAGATCCAGGTAATACTTAGCCAAGAGCTCGATATCCTCGCGCCGCTCCCGCAACGCCGGGACGTGTACCCGGAACGGGCTCAATGCCTCATACAGCTCGGCGTTAAACGTGCCCTCGGCCACGGCTTTCCCCAAATCCAGATGGGTCGCGGCAATGACCCGGACATCCACCGGGATATCCCGGTCGCCTCCTACCCGCCGGATGGTCTTTTCTCGCATGAATCGCAGTAGCGGCTGGTGCAGATCGGCCGGCAGCTCCCCGACCTCGTCCAGGAACAGGGTTCCGCCCGCCGCGGCTTCGATGCTGCCTTCCTTGGACCGATACGCCCCCGGGAACGCACCCTTCTCGAATCCGAACAACTCCGACTGCATCAGATTCGACGACAATGCGCCGCAGCTGACCACTACGAAGGGCTTGTCGCTGCGGGCCGAGCGCCGGTGGATCACCCGGGCGGCCATTTCCTTCCCGGAGCCGCTCTCGCCGGTCACCAGGACCGGCACATCCAGCCCTGCGGCCTTCTCGATGTCGGCGAAGACTTTGGTAAAGCTCGGGCTGCAGCCGATGATGCCGTCGTTCCCCAGGCTCGCCGCCTGGGTGCGCAAACGCTTCATGACCAGTGCCATGCCATAGGCATGCCCCAGGGTAAACTGCAGGCGCTCGATATCGATGGGGTGGGTGTGATAGTCGTAAAAGCCCTGCGCAATCAATTGGCAGACTTCACGGTTCTGTAAAGCTTGGGGCGGCAACAGGGCGATCCATTCCATCGGGTAGCGCATGGCCAAAAGCGACTGAACGGGGGAAAGATCGGCCTGCTCCCGGGACCCGAACAACACGATCCCGACATGGAAACCGTGGGCGTCAATGAGGTTCTTCGCTTCGTCTAACCGGATTGCCGAAAAAACCTCCCAACCCCGGCTCCGGAGCACATCCAGCAGTTCGTCGTCGGTCCCCATTGGGTTGAAGCACAAGAGTTTGCGCGTATCCATGTGTTACTCTCCTGATATTCGCTACCACTTCAATTGACGTCAAAAGTCGGCTGTTATTTAGATCCTTGCCTCAAAGTCCTACGCTCCCCCCAAATCTTCTCTCCCCGCGGCGACCCACTACGATCGCGACCAACCGCGCCCGTCCCATGGACGACGTTCCCCACCCCGGTTCGGTTCCTTCGCAGTCAGAAAACACGCCACTAGCGCC is a genomic window of Candidatus Methylocalor cossyra containing:
- a CDS encoding sigma-54 dependent transcriptional regulator, with amino-acid sequence MDTRKLLCFNPMGTDDELLDVLRSRGWEVFSAIRLDEAKNLIDAHGFHVGIVLFGSREQADLSPVQSLLAMRYPMEWIALLPPQALQNREVCQLIAQGFYDYHTHPIDIERLQFTLGHAYGMALVMKRLRTQAASLGNDGIIGCSPSFTKVFADIEKAAGLDVPVLVTGESGSGKEMAARVIHRRSARSDKPFVVVSCGALSSNLMQSELFGFEKGAFPGAYRSKEGSIEAAAGGTLFLDEVGELPADLHQPLLRFMREKTIRRVGGDRDIPVDVRVIAATHLDLGKAVAEGTFNAELYEALSPFRVHVPALRERREDIELLAKYYLDLFVNEKYRHISGFTPEAVQAMERYDWPGNIRELINRVRRAMVMCEDRWIAPQDLGLASAEQAASKIPSHVMTLEEAKAEAEKEIIQLTLRATENNISRAARQLAVSRMTLYRLMDKHRIRGSSSASGHA